A portion of the Gammaproteobacteria bacterium genome contains these proteins:
- a CDS encoding (2Fe-2S)-binding protein — MSEITLRVNGETHTLDVDPSTPLLYVLRNDLGLRGPRFGCGLAQCGTCTVLMDGRAIRSCNRPVSRSTGEITTLEGLPENGELHPVQQAWIDEQVPQCGYCQNGQILTAAALLSYSPNPSDDEIREGMNRVLCRCMTYYRIQSAVKRAAEAMAEGEDR; from the coding sequence ATGAGCGAAATCACGCTCAGGGTAAACGGGGAGACGCATACGCTCGATGTCGATCCGTCCACGCCGCTGTTGTATGTCCTTCGCAACGATCTCGGATTGCGGGGACCGCGCTTCGGCTGTGGGCTGGCCCAGTGCGGGACGTGCACGGTGCTGATGGATGGGCGCGCGATCCGGTCCTGCAACCGGCCGGTGTCGCGCTCGACGGGCGAGATCACGACGCTGGAGGGACTGCCCGAGAACGGGGAGTTGCATCCCGTGCAGCAGGCGTGGATCGACGAGCAGGTGCCGCAGTGCGGGTACTGCCAGAACGGGCAGATCCTAACCGCCGCGGCGCTGCTGAGCTACAGTCCCAACCCGAGCGATGACGAGATCCGGGAGGGCATGAATCGCGTGCTCTGCCGCTGCATGACCTACTACCGGATCCAGTCGGCGGTGAAGCGCGCGGCGGAAGCGATGGCCGAAGGGGAGGACCGATGA
- a CDS encoding molybdopterin-dependent oxidoreductase, translating into MSGGRRDARNGRTQGEGEPDERAGRARVNGQVPTALDDALARWGGTTSRRDFLKTSGLFVFGVSGVSAAGAGRWGFGTEPAGDESSEPASYPDPDFLQLDSWLVVHEDGTATFYVGKTDGGQGTGTATQQMMCDELDLAFDQATVVMGRTDMTVDQGGSGGSDAIERDAMVGRRIAAEARRVLLEMASERFGVPVEGLSVSEGVISLRDDPARTVTYGELIGGGRFDVALTGGNINATTGVASIKPVQDLKLVGQSIPRYDIPGKVDASLEWAVDVRLPGMVHARNVRPPFAGATLAAIDESSVRDLPGFIRVVSEGNYVAVVCEREEQAIEAAERLVVEWEKPATAPFPASDDLFDYMRSAERVPGSGGRGAAQAQGDPDGALASAATVVEAAYDIPFHGHTAIGPAHALADPSDGQMTIYTNDMKPYSHRTGIAEFLGMDPEQVRVIWMDGPQLYGRTAADDAGFEAAYLARELGRPVRVQWMRHEETAWDTKGPAFAIDLRGGLDADSNVVALDYRGRIANYAHVGYNQARTVLIAQLMGFRPERPSPGGGRGPDEMYHIPNRRQETRAVRFPLAFETPLRTGNLRDPNGPQTTFAGESFIDELAAAAGADPIEFRLRLLRGTTDDDEAFRRARSIAVVEAAAEAYGWDARPSPGTVGSGRVLTGRGIAYAYRARTTIAVVAEVEVDRETGRVWVRRMVCAHDCGLVINPNSLESTIQGNLLHGISRTLYEEVRFDGEKVTSVDWRTHPTLTHMDTPEQIDVVMVNGDPNPDRPDLRPYGAGEPSHRPVPAAIANAIFDATGVRMRRLPLRPERVLEELG; encoded by the coding sequence ATGAGCGGCGGGCGACGCGATGCGCGAAACGGACGGACGCAGGGAGAGGGCGAGCCCGATGAGCGCGCAGGCCGGGCAAGGGTGAACGGTCAGGTCCCCACGGCGCTCGACGACGCGCTCGCGCGCTGGGGCGGAACCACATCCCGCCGCGACTTTCTCAAGACTTCGGGACTGTTCGTCTTCGGGGTGAGCGGCGTGAGCGCAGCCGGGGCGGGCCGATGGGGCTTTGGGACAGAGCCTGCCGGGGACGAGTCCTCCGAGCCGGCTTCCTATCCCGATCCGGACTTCCTTCAGCTCGACTCGTGGCTGGTCGTGCACGAGGACGGCACCGCGACCTTCTACGTCGGCAAGACCGATGGCGGGCAGGGGACCGGGACTGCCACCCAGCAGATGATGTGCGACGAGCTCGACCTCGCCTTCGATCAGGCGACGGTGGTCATGGGCCGGACCGACATGACCGTGGACCAGGGCGGCTCGGGGGGTTCGGATGCGATCGAGCGCGACGCCATGGTTGGACGCCGGATCGCGGCGGAGGCCCGGCGCGTGCTGCTGGAGATGGCGTCGGAACGCTTCGGCGTGCCCGTGGAGGGACTCAGCGTGAGCGAGGGCGTGATTTCGCTGCGCGACGATCCCGCGCGGACGGTCACCTACGGCGAGCTGATCGGCGGCGGGCGCTTCGATGTCGCGCTGACCGGGGGCAACATCAACGCGACCACCGGTGTCGCGAGCATCAAGCCGGTGCAGGACCTGAAGCTGGTCGGCCAGTCGATCCCGCGCTACGACATCCCGGGGAAGGTCGATGCGTCGCTCGAGTGGGCCGTCGACGTGAGGCTTCCGGGCATGGTGCACGCCCGGAATGTGCGCCCGCCCTTCGCGGGGGCGACGCTCGCGGCCATCGACGAGTCGTCGGTGCGCGACCTGCCGGGCTTCATCCGCGTGGTGAGCGAGGGCAACTACGTCGCGGTGGTGTGCGAGCGCGAGGAGCAGGCGATCGAGGCCGCGGAACGCCTCGTGGTCGAGTGGGAGAAGCCCGCCACGGCGCCCTTCCCGGCATCCGACGATCTCTTCGACTACATGCGGAGCGCGGAGCGCGTGCCGGGCTCGGGTGGACGCGGCGCGGCGCAGGCGCAGGGGGACCCCGACGGAGCGCTGGCGAGCGCCGCGACCGTTGTCGAAGCCGCGTACGACATCCCCTTCCACGGGCACACCGCCATCGGTCCCGCCCACGCTCTGGCCGACCCCTCGGATGGCCAGATGACCATCTACACCAACGACATGAAGCCGTACAGCCACCGGACCGGGATCGCCGAGTTCCTGGGGATGGATCCGGAGCAGGTGCGGGTGATCTGGATGGACGGGCCCCAGCTCTACGGGCGCACGGCGGCGGACGACGCGGGTTTCGAAGCCGCGTACCTGGCCAGGGAGTTGGGCCGCCCGGTGCGGGTGCAGTGGATGCGGCACGAGGAGACGGCGTGGGACACGAAGGGCCCCGCGTTCGCCATCGACCTGCGCGGGGGGCTGGACGCGGACAGCAACGTGGTCGCGCTGGACTATCGCGGCCGGATCGCCAACTACGCGCACGTGGGATACAACCAGGCCCGCACCGTGCTGATCGCGCAACTGATGGGCTTCCGGCCCGAGCGGCCGTCTCCGGGCGGCGGGCGCGGCCCCGACGAGATGTACCACATCCCGAACCGGCGCCAGGAGACGCGGGCGGTCCGCTTCCCGCTGGCGTTCGAGACGCCGCTCCGCACCGGCAACCTGCGCGACCCCAACGGCCCGCAGACGACCTTCGCCGGGGAGTCGTTCATCGACGAGCTGGCCGCGGCCGCCGGTGCCGATCCGATCGAGTTCCGGCTGCGCCTGCTGCGCGGGACGACCGATGACGACGAGGCCTTCCGCCGAGCACGCTCGATCGCGGTGGTCGAGGCCGCGGCGGAGGCGTACGGGTGGGACGCGCGCCCGTCACCCGGGACGGTGGGGAGCGGGCGCGTGCTGACGGGGCGGGGCATCGCGTACGCGTATCGCGCCCGCACCACGATCGCCGTGGTCGCCGAGGTCGAGGTCGACCGTGAGACCGGCCGGGTGTGGGTCCGGCGCATGGTGTGCGCCCACGACTGCGGCCTGGTGATCAACCCGAACAGCCTCGAGAGCACCATCCAGGGCAACTTGCTGCACGGGATCAGCCGGACGCTTTACGAGGAGGTCCGCTTCGACGGCGAGAAGGTCACCAGCGTCGATTGGCGCACCCATCCGACCCTCACGCACATGGACACGCCCGAGCAGATCGACGTCGTGATGGTGAACGGCGACCCGAACCCGGACCGGCCGGATCTGCGGCCTTACGGGGCGGGGGAGCCGTCGCATCGGCCGGTGCCGGCGGCGATTGCGAACGCGATCTTCGACGCGACGGGGGTGCGGATGCGGAGGCTGCCGTTGCGGCCGGAAAGGGTGTTGGAGGAGTTGGGGTAG
- a CDS encoding glycosyl hydrolase translates to MGRTTLPLLAAISLAAAPASLTAQDPISLLPPMEWRSIGPDRGGRSIAVAGHADRPFEYYFGATGGGLFKTTDGGSTWTPVTDGQVGSASVGAVAMAPSDPDIVYIGMGEVQLRANVLQGDGVYRSDDAGKSWRHLGLADTHAIGRIRIHPTDPDRAYVAALGHPFGPNSERGVFRTTDGGRTWEKILFRDERTGAVDLVMDPSDPDVLYATLWQVYRKPWRLWSGGEGSGIFKTTDGGDTWSEITRNPGLPDGVLGKVTITVSGADPDRVWANLEAERGGLYRSDDGGRTWEFINGHRDIWQRAFYFQRLEADPVDRNTLYILNFRLMRSTDGGKTLESVPETHADHHDLWIDPTNPLRMINGNDGGGVVTVNGGRTWTSMRYPTAQIYRLTTTSDFPYHVCGAQQDNSTACVSSEPGHLRNPRAPSTEWMYAVGGGEMGYIAQHPGDPDIFYAGATNTLTRYDRGTGLVTDIQPWPRIVMGEPARDMPERWNWTYPIAVAPQPPHALYVGSQHLWRSLDDGKSWAKISPDLTRAEPETLDDSGGPIVKDQDGPEIYGTLYAITPSPHEAGTIWTGSDDGLVHVSRDDGGTWRDVTPPDMPPHTRVMTVEVALHAPATALVAGIRYEMDDRSPYAWRTDDYGASWTRISDGIPDGAFVRVVREDPKRAGLLYAGTEHGVFVSFDGGSSWSDLSFGLPDTPVTGLSVEERDLVISTHGRSFWVLDDIETLRQLSADVAAADVHLFQPANAIRRSVPAVIDFRAGQPGAEGRRARLDILTDDGEHVRTLVDAIVDSGTQRARWNLRYPGAVTFDGIVLEGGNPAVGPWAPPGRYRARLTVAGMTREATFDVQPDPRLGDVPATAFTDQFRLAMAIRDAESRANTSVLLARDLRAQADAIVARSDADLRDLVSRFTAGIEAVAGELYQLRNQSPKDKIAFPIRLNDRLTGLRSHLERGDGTPIDAYQAVFEELSAELEAHLQDLERMLSDRLPRLNRRLEEAGLPQIVVREAPTR, encoded by the coding sequence TTGGGGCGAACGACCCTCCCACTGCTCGCCGCGATCTCCCTTGCCGCGGCGCCAGCTTCCCTCACTGCCCAGGACCCCATCTCCCTCCTCCCTCCCATGGAGTGGCGCTCGATCGGCCCGGACCGGGGCGGCCGCTCCATCGCGGTGGCGGGCCACGCCGACCGCCCCTTCGAGTACTACTTCGGCGCGACCGGCGGAGGGCTCTTCAAGACCACAGACGGAGGGTCCACCTGGACCCCCGTGACCGACGGCCAGGTCGGCAGCGCCTCGGTGGGCGCGGTCGCGATGGCGCCCTCCGACCCCGACATCGTCTACATCGGCATGGGCGAGGTGCAGTTGCGCGCCAACGTCCTTCAGGGAGACGGCGTCTACCGCTCCGACGACGCCGGAAAGAGCTGGCGGCACCTCGGCCTCGCCGACACCCACGCGATCGGGCGCATCCGCATTCATCCCACCGATCCCGACCGCGCCTACGTGGCGGCGCTCGGACATCCCTTCGGGCCCAACTCCGAGCGCGGCGTCTTCCGCACCACGGACGGGGGCAGGACCTGGGAGAAGATCCTCTTCCGCGACGAGCGCACCGGGGCCGTCGACCTGGTCATGGATCCGAGCGATCCGGACGTCTTGTACGCCACGCTCTGGCAGGTGTACCGCAAGCCGTGGCGCCTGTGGAGCGGCGGCGAGGGGTCAGGGATCTTCAAGACCACCGACGGCGGCGACACCTGGAGCGAGATCACGCGCAATCCGGGCCTCCCGGACGGCGTGCTCGGCAAGGTCACGATCACCGTGTCCGGCGCGGATCCGGACCGGGTATGGGCAAACCTGGAAGCCGAGCGGGGCGGGCTCTACCGGTCCGACGACGGCGGCCGGACCTGGGAGTTCATCAACGGCCACCGCGACATCTGGCAGCGCGCCTTCTACTTCCAGCGCCTGGAGGCGGACCCGGTCGACCGCAACACGCTCTACATCCTCAACTTCAGGCTCATGCGCTCGACCGACGGCGGAAAGACGCTCGAGAGCGTTCCCGAGACCCACGCGGACCATCATGACCTGTGGATAGATCCCACCAACCCGTTGCGCATGATCAACGGCAACGACGGGGGCGGCGTGGTGACGGTGAACGGGGGCCGCACCTGGACCTCGATGCGGTATCCGACGGCGCAGATCTATCGCCTGACGACGACCTCGGACTTTCCCTACCACGTGTGCGGCGCGCAGCAGGACAACTCGACGGCGTGCGTGTCCTCCGAGCCGGGACATCTGCGCAATCCCCGCGCCCCGAGCACGGAGTGGATGTACGCAGTGGGCGGAGGCGAGATGGGCTACATCGCGCAGCATCCCGGCGATCCGGACATCTTCTACGCGGGCGCGACCAATACGCTGACCCGCTACGACCGGGGGACCGGCCTGGTCACCGACATCCAGCCCTGGCCCCGGATCGTCATGGGCGAGCCCGCTCGCGACATGCCCGAGCGATGGAACTGGACCTATCCCATCGCCGTGGCGCCGCAGCCGCCGCATGCGCTCTACGTCGGGTCGCAGCACCTGTGGCGATCCCTCGACGACGGCAAGTCATGGGCGAAGATCAGCCCGGATCTGACGCGCGCCGAACCGGAGACGCTCGACGATTCCGGCGGCCCCATCGTGAAGGACCAGGACGGGCCCGAGATCTACGGCACGCTGTACGCGATCACGCCTTCGCCGCATGAAGCGGGCACGATCTGGACGGGATCCGACGATGGGCTCGTGCACGTCTCGCGCGACGATGGTGGGACCTGGCGCGACGTGACCCCTCCCGACATGCCGCCGCACACGCGCGTCATGACCGTGGAGGTGGCTCTGCACGCTCCCGCAACCGCGCTGGTGGCCGGGATCCGGTACGAGATGGACGACCGTTCGCCGTACGCGTGGCGCACCGACGACTACGGCGCGAGCTGGACCCGCATCAGCGATGGCATTCCGGATGGCGCCTTCGTGCGCGTGGTACGGGAGGATCCGAAGCGCGCGGGACTCCTGTACGCCGGCACCGAGCACGGCGTGTTCGTGTCCTTCGATGGCGGCTCGAGCTGGAGCGACCTGTCGTTCGGGCTTCCGGACACGCCGGTCACGGGGCTTTCGGTCGAGGAGCGCGATCTGGTGATCAGCACCCATGGCCGCTCCTTCTGGGTGCTCGACGACATCGAGACGCTCCGGCAGTTGAGCGCGGATGTCGCTGCCGCGGACGTGCACCTCTTCCAGCCGGCCAACGCGATCCGGCGATCGGTCCCCGCGGTAATCGACTTCCGGGCAGGCCAGCCGGGGGCGGAGGGGCGGAGGGCGCGGCTCGACATCCTCACCGACGATGGGGAGCACGTGCGCACCCTGGTCGACGCAATCGTGGATTCGGGCACGCAGCGGGCCCGCTGGAACCTCCGCTATCCGGGCGCGGTGACGTTCGACGGCATCGTCCTCGAGGGCGGCAACCCGGCCGTGGGCCCATGGGCCCCGCCGGGCCGCTACCGGGCCCGGCTCACCGTCGCCGGCATGACACGCGAAGCCACCTTTGACGTGCAGCCGGATCCAAGGCTCGGAGACGTCCCCGCCACCGCCTTCACCGACCAGTTCCGCCTGGCCATGGCGATCCGAGACGCCGAAAGCCGGGCGAACACGAGCGTGCTGCTGGCGCGCGACCTCCGCGCCCAGGCCGACGCGATCGTCGCCCGGAGCGACGCCGACCTGAGGGACCTGGTGTCCCGCTTCACGGCAGGGATCGAGGCGGTCGCGGGAGAGCTCTACCAGCTCCGGAACCAGAGCCCGAAGGACAAGATCGCCTTCCCCATCAGGCTGAATGATCGCCTGACCGGCCTGCGCAGCCACCTGGAACGGGGCGACGGCACGCCCATCGACGCATACCAAGCCGTCTTCGAGGAGCTGTCGGCGGAGCTGGAGGCGCACCTGCAAGACCTCGAGCGGATGCTCAGCGACCGTCTACCGCGCCTGAACCGGCGGCTGGAGGAAGCGGGACTACCGCAGATCGTCGTAAGGGAGGCACCGACCCGATGA